One Deltaproteobacteria bacterium DNA segment encodes these proteins:
- a CDS encoding ribose-phosphate pyrophosphokinase → MQKHTELKLFAGNSNPPLAQEISQYLEVPLGKLVVDTFSDGESKVEIKENVRGADVFVLQSTSAPGNNNLMELLLMLDAFKRASANRMTAVIPYYGYARQDRKVVPRVPISAKLVADLITTAGASRILTLDLHSGQIQGFFNIPVDNVYATPVLLQHLKKQLNHTEVTIVSPDAGGVERARAIATRLDASLAIIDKRRVGPNVVAEMNIIGEVKDRIAILIDDMVDTAGTLTMAAEALRKENAKRIIACCTHAVLSGPAIKRIEDSALEELIVTNTIPLGPQAQGCRKIKTLSVAHLIGEAIRRTHEEESISSLFV, encoded by the coding sequence ATGCAAAAGCACACAGAGCTTAAACTCTTTGCCGGCAATTCCAACCCGCCGTTGGCGCAGGAGATCAGTCAGTATCTCGAAGTGCCGCTCGGCAAGCTGGTAGTGGACACCTTTAGCGACGGCGAAAGCAAAGTTGAAATCAAGGAGAACGTCCGCGGTGCGGATGTCTTCGTTCTGCAATCGACCTCGGCGCCGGGGAACAACAACTTGATGGAGCTGTTGCTCATGCTCGACGCCTTCAAGCGCGCCTCGGCCAATCGCATGACCGCGGTGATTCCCTACTACGGCTACGCGCGGCAAGATCGTAAGGTGGTGCCGCGGGTGCCGATCAGCGCCAAGCTCGTGGCTGACTTGATCACCACCGCCGGCGCCTCGCGAATTCTCACGTTGGACTTGCACTCCGGCCAGATCCAAGGCTTTTTCAACATTCCCGTCGATAACGTGTACGCTACGCCGGTGCTCTTGCAGCATTTAAAAAAACAATTAAACCACACCGAGGTGACGATCGTGTCTCCCGATGCGGGGGGCGTGGAGCGCGCGCGCGCCATTGCGACCCGGCTCGATGCGTCGCTGGCGATCATCGACAAGCGGCGCGTCGGTCCTAACGTGGTCGCGGAAATGAACATCATCGGCGAAGTTAAAGATCGGATTGCGATCTTGATCGACGACATGGTCGACACGGCGGGGACTCTGACCATGGCCGCGGAAGCGCTGAGAAAAGAGAACGCCAAGCGTATCATCGCTTGTTGCACCCACGCGGTGCTCTCTGGTCCGGCGATCAAGCGCATCGAGGACAGCGCGCTCGAAGAATTAATCGTCACCAACACCATCCCGCTGGGACCCCAGGCGCAAGGATGCCGCAAGATTAAGACGCTGTCGGTGGCGCACCTGATCGGCGAAGCGATTCGCCGTACCCATGAAGAAGAATCGATCAGCTCGTTATTTGTCTGA
- a CDS encoding 50S ribosomal protein L9 — protein MEVILKEDIAKLGKISEIVRVRDGYARNYLLPRGLVLEANKKNLKTFEHHKKLVADQKQKVMRAAQAVGDQLNGVSLTLPMRAGEEGKLFGSVTNIQIERALKAKGLNVDRRKIVLDEPIKAVGDYDVPVRLSADLTVPLKVSVVAAG, from the coding sequence ATGGAAGTCATCTTGAAAGAAGACATCGCCAAATTGGGCAAGATCAGCGAAATCGTGCGCGTGCGCGACGGCTATGCGCGCAACTATCTCTTGCCGCGCGGCTTGGTGCTGGAGGCCAATAAAAAAAATCTCAAGACCTTCGAGCACCACAAGAAGTTAGTCGCCGACCAGAAGCAAAAGGTCATGCGCGCGGCGCAGGCCGTCGGCGACCAGCTCAACGGTGTGTCGCTAACGCTGCCGATGCGCGCTGGTGAAGAGGGCAAATTGTTCGGCTCGGTGACCAATATCCAGATCGAAAGGGCCCTCAAAGCCAAAGGGCTAAACGTCGACCGTCGCAAGATCGTGCTTGATGAGCCGATCAAAGCCGTCGGCGACTACGATGTGCCGGTGCGGTTGTCGGCCGATTTGACCGTGCCGCTCAAGGTGTCGGTGGTAGCCGCCGGCTGA
- a CDS encoding DUF2232 domain-containing protein, which yields MRWHVQRFGLISRFALALVLSALLCLSVVIPPAGVALAPLSAQPVLSFGLRHGIAWGAGMLALVTSLFAVFFGQALGMLYGFFALLGGMLFAFLGRIRAIEYLVLGTSAVLFVAMGSVLYYLFGSWSAMVADFQASAAKHVTAALAVQEKMGWSRESIDAVKERLPEAIDAMLRMLPALLFITTAVIVLINVVLLLRRFPERRPEWLSLETLRDWKAPEYLVWGLIACGFVMFIPGLESLRAAAANLLLVIGGCYFAQGLAVIAFFFHKNNVPRFLRAVTYVLIMFQQIFTLLVVGLGLFDLWGDFRRLSKDNLKPSQAA from the coding sequence ATCAGGTGGCATGTGCAGCGGTTCGGACTGATAAGTCGGTTTGCACTGGCGTTGGTTCTGAGCGCGCTGCTCTGTCTTAGTGTCGTGATTCCGCCCGCGGGCGTCGCCCTCGCGCCGCTTAGTGCACAGCCGGTGCTGAGCTTCGGTTTGCGCCACGGCATCGCCTGGGGAGCCGGCATGCTGGCGTTGGTGACCTCGCTGTTCGCGGTCTTTTTTGGTCAAGCACTGGGCATGTTGTACGGGTTTTTTGCTTTGCTCGGCGGAATGTTATTTGCCTTTTTGGGGCGCATCCGGGCCATCGAGTATCTCGTCCTTGGGACTAGCGCCGTGCTTTTTGTCGCAATGGGTAGCGTGCTTTACTACTTGTTCGGCTCCTGGAGCGCGATGGTGGCCGATTTTCAGGCGAGCGCCGCCAAACACGTCACCGCCGCACTGGCGGTGCAAGAAAAAATGGGTTGGTCGCGGGAAAGCATCGATGCCGTCAAAGAACGGCTGCCCGAGGCGATCGATGCCATGTTACGCATGCTGCCGGCGTTGCTGTTCATCACCACGGCTGTGATCGTGTTGATCAACGTCGTGCTCCTGTTGCGTCGCTTCCCTGAGCGGCGTCCCGAGTGGCTTTCCTTGGAAACCCTGCGCGATTGGAAAGCGCCTGAATATTTGGTCTGGGGCTTGATCGCGTGTGGCTTCGTCATGTTTATCCCCGGTTTGGAGTCGTTACGGGCAGCCGCGGCTAACCTGCTGCTGGTTATTGGCGGTTGTTACTTCGCCCAGGGGCTGGCGGTGATAGCGTTCTTTTTTCACAAGAACAATGTGCCGCGGTTTTTGCGAGCCGTTACCTACGTTTTGATTATGTTTCAGCAAATTTTCACGTTGCTGGTTGTTGGCTTGGGCCTGTTCGATCTCTGGGGCGACTTTCGCCGCCTGAGCAAAGACAATTTGAAGCCGAGCCAGGCAGCTTAG
- a CDS encoding cupin domain-containing protein, translating into MPIEIVDMVKKAGEGKRQVIFNTKRFHAWVHVYPKPGDADDMHCHNADQTFYVIDGECTMHFPDGGKAVMKPGMAATITGGSFYQLENTGSGPMVLMGNRSGPSEDIQHINYELRKDIKALPKEELEKIRHPSNAGM; encoded by the coding sequence ATGCCCATCGAGATTGTCGACATGGTGAAGAAGGCCGGCGAAGGCAAGCGCCAGGTCATCTTCAACACCAAACGGTTCCATGCCTGGGTGCATGTTTATCCCAAGCCGGGCGACGCCGACGACATGCACTGCCACAACGCCGACCAAACTTTTTACGTAATCGACGGCGAGTGTACCATGCATTTTCCCGATGGCGGCAAGGCGGTGATGAAACCCGGCATGGCGGCAACGATCACTGGCGGGTCGTTCTACCAATTGGAAAACACCGGCAGCGGGCCGATGGTATTAATGGGTAATCGCTCCGGGCCGTCGGAAGACATTCAGCACATCAACTACGAGCTACGCAAAGACATCAAGGCGCTGCCGAAAGAAGAGCTTGAAAAGATCCGCCATCCGAGCAACGCGGGCATGTAG
- a CDS encoding 4-(cytidine 5'-diphospho)-2-C-methyl-D-erythritol kinase, whose translation MKIRAPAKINLSLRVVGKRADGYHLLDTIMLPVSLFDEIEIKKRAAKDGRPQIRLSCAPRTVPEDESNLAFKAARLILAQSGAPGALDIHITKRIPVGAGLGGGSTDAAATLVGINRLFKLGFSQRRLEKLGTRLGADVAFFINAKPARARGIGDRLTPINKVPCLWLVIVYPKFAVSTAWVYGNLDVKKLTKSASKISIRTLLGNTNGINELLVNDLEAVTIGRHPKIESLKRKLTQAGASGTLMSGSGSSVFGIFNSRQKATKAFDRLRRESGLEAFLVRTLD comes from the coding sequence GTGAAGATTCGAGCGCCGGCAAAAATCAATTTGTCGTTGCGAGTGGTCGGCAAACGGGCCGATGGCTATCACTTGCTCGATACGATCATGCTGCCAGTGTCGCTGTTTGATGAGATCGAGATCAAGAAGCGCGCAGCAAAAGATGGCCGGCCGCAGATTCGTTTAAGCTGCGCTCCGCGCACCGTGCCGGAGGATGAAAGCAATCTCGCCTTCAAAGCCGCGCGGTTGATCTTGGCGCAGAGCGGCGCACCCGGCGCGCTCGATATTCACATCACCAAACGCATTCCGGTGGGCGCTGGACTGGGCGGCGGCAGTACGGACGCGGCGGCGACGTTGGTGGGTATAAACCGCCTATTCAAACTCGGGTTTTCGCAGCGCCGTCTAGAAAAACTCGGCACGCGGCTTGGGGCCGATGTGGCCTTTTTTATCAATGCCAAACCGGCACGCGCCCGCGGCATCGGCGATCGGCTGACGCCCATTAATAAAGTCCCGTGCCTGTGGTTAGTTATTGTGTACCCGAAGTTTGCGGTTTCGACAGCGTGGGTTTATGGTAATCTCGATGTGAAGAAGTTGACAAAATCCGCGTCAAAGATTAGCATACGAACGCTGCTGGGAAATACCAACGGGATTAATGAACTGCTGGTCAACGACTTGGAGGCGGTGACTATCGGCAGGCATCCAAAAATTGAGTCGCTCAAACGAAAATTGACTCAAGCAGGGGCCTCCGGCACGCTCATGTCAGGCAGTGGCTCTTCAGTCTTCGGTATTTTTAATTCACGCCAGAAAGCAACAAAGGCATTTGATCGATTGCGACGTGAGAGCGGGCTCGAGGCGTTTTTGGTGCGTACGTTAGATTGA
- the spoVG gene encoding septation regulator SpoVG — MEVTEVRVFPVDEDKLRAYITITLDNCFVVRDLKIIRGTTGYFVSMPSKKRKDGTYKDIAHPINIETRQMIEQKIITEYQKIVPDAGLQAVAENG; from the coding sequence ATGGAAGTTACTGAGGTTAGGGTCTTTCCGGTAGACGAAGACAAGCTGAGGGCATATATCACCATTACCCTTGATAATTGCTTCGTCGTACGGGATCTGAAGATCATCCGAGGCACGACCGGGTATTTCGTGTCGATGCCCAGTAAAAAGCGCAAGGATGGCACCTATAAGGATATCGCCCATCCGATCAATATTGAGACGCGCCAGATGATCGAACAGAAGATCATCACTGAGTACCAAAAAATCGTGCCTGATGCCGGGCTGCAGGCAGTCGCAGAAAACGGCTAG
- a CDS encoding formylglycine-generating enzyme family protein gives MRADKTESNGQLILVPAGNFLMGSGAGQDNEKPVHRVWLKAFWIAKFPVTNADYRCFVGATGAAAPPFWHETPFADPHKPVVGVNWFEARAYCQWLTKTSGKPFRLPTEAEWEKATRGGLEQKDYPWGDLAPSALALPGYDAKNDGPLAVGMGDVNDYGLCDMSGGVHEWCSDWYKANYYAESPEKNPQGASAGKRRASRGGSWRHRVKFSRCAARSSLDPSLRYADYGFRVAMSAGGEER, from the coding sequence ATGCGCGCCGACAAAACAGAATCGAATGGCCAGCTCATTCTTGTTCCCGCCGGCAATTTTCTCATGGGCAGCGGCGCCGGCCAGGACAATGAGAAACCCGTTCACCGGGTCTGGCTCAAGGCGTTCTGGATTGCGAAGTTTCCCGTCACGAACGCGGACTACCGCTGCTTCGTCGGAGCCACCGGCGCGGCGGCGCCGCCCTTCTGGCACGAAACTCCGTTCGCCGATCCACACAAACCAGTTGTCGGCGTCAACTGGTTTGAAGCGCGGGCCTATTGCCAATGGCTGACGAAAACCAGCGGAAAACCTTTTCGGCTGCCCACCGAAGCGGAGTGGGAGAAAGCCACGCGCGGCGGTCTCGAACAGAAAGATTACCCATGGGGCGACCTCGCGCCGAGCGCTCTGGCATTACCCGGCTATGACGCTAAAAACGACGGTCCGCTCGCGGTCGGCATGGGCGATGTCAACGACTACGGCTTGTGCGATATGAGCGGCGGCGTGCACGAGTGGTGCAGCGACTGGTACAAAGCGAACTACTACGCCGAGTCTCCCGAGAAAAACCCACAGGGCGCATCGGCAGGCAAACGCCGCGCCTCGCGCGGCGGCTCGTGGCGCCACCGGGTGAAGTTCAGCCGCTGCGCCGCGCGCAGCTCGCTGGACCCGAGCCTTCGTTATGCAGACTATGGATTTCGCGTGGCGATGAGTGCGGGTGGAGAAGAACGGTAG
- a CDS encoding aminoacyl-tRNA hydrolase has protein sequence MKLIVGLGNPGAKYERTRHNVGFWVIDRIAQRERIELGEAVCSALVGRGTSSGEPVVLAKPRTFMNRSGQAVAALLKELQLGLADLLVVYDDLDLPVARLRVRARGSAGGHRGIQSIIEQLGSTEFSRVRVGIGRPPDGVEVISYVLEPLDAEPLQAFDAIVERAANAVGVFIQVGIERAMQEFNSVQ, from the coding sequence GTGAAGCTCATTGTCGGCCTGGGCAATCCCGGAGCCAAATACGAGCGCACGCGGCACAACGTCGGTTTTTGGGTCATCGATAGAATCGCGCAGAGGGAGCGCATCGAGCTGGGCGAAGCGGTCTGCTCTGCGCTTGTTGGCCGTGGGACAAGTAGCGGCGAGCCGGTCGTCTTAGCTAAACCGCGGACTTTCATGAATCGCAGCGGCCAAGCGGTGGCTGCATTACTAAAAGAGCTGCAGCTCGGGCTTGCCGACCTGCTGGTGGTTTACGATGATCTCGACCTGCCGGTCGCGCGCCTGCGTGTGCGGGCCCGCGGCAGCGCCGGCGGTCATCGTGGCATTCAGTCGATCATCGAGCAATTGGGCAGCACGGAGTTTAGCCGGGTTCGGGTCGGCATCGGCCGGCCGCCAGACGGCGTCGAGGTGATCAGCTACGTTCTCGAACCGTTGGACGCGGAGCCGCTCCAGGCGTTTGATGCGATTGTCGAACGTGCGGCCAACGCCGTGGGTGTGTTTATCCAAGTCGGGATTGAACGGGCTATGCAGGAGTTCAACTCCGTCCAGTGA
- a CDS encoding zinc-binding dehydrogenase: MRVAMYYNNNDVRLEELPTPKIGPGELLLKTRSSGICGSDLMEWYRVKKAPLVLGHEITAEIVETGSGITEFKSGDRVFSTHHVPCGKCRYCLAGHQSVCDLLRTTHFEPGGFAEYIRVPKINVELGTLKIPDSMSFDEGSFIEPLACVVRAQRFAKLTAGQTVLVIGSGISGLLHIQLARARGAARIIATDISEYRLNAAKQFGADVILHGSEDVPAWLLDVNDGRLADLVIVCTAAMPAIHQAVKSIDRGGTLLFFAPTAAGVDVPIPLFDFWRDEISVVTSYAGSGEDLKEALALIRDHKVRVAGMVTHRLPLAETGVGFQLTASGHDSIKVIIDPLL; this comes from the coding sequence ATGCGCGTCGCCATGTACTACAACAACAATGACGTTCGTTTGGAGGAGCTGCCGACGCCGAAAATCGGGCCAGGGGAGTTGCTGCTCAAGACTCGGTCTAGCGGTATCTGCGGTAGCGATCTCATGGAATGGTATCGGGTGAAGAAGGCGCCGCTCGTGCTCGGCCATGAGATCACCGCGGAAATCGTTGAAACCGGAAGCGGGATTACGGAATTCAAATCCGGCGATCGGGTTTTCTCGACGCACCATGTGCCTTGTGGCAAGTGTCGCTACTGCCTGGCCGGCCATCAGTCGGTGTGCGATTTGTTGCGCACGACGCATTTCGAGCCCGGTGGATTTGCTGAGTATATCCGCGTGCCGAAGATCAACGTCGAGCTGGGCACGCTCAAGATTCCCGACTCGATGAGCTTCGACGAAGGCTCATTCATCGAGCCGCTGGCTTGCGTCGTGCGGGCGCAGCGCTTTGCCAAATTGACCGCCGGACAGACGGTGCTGGTGATTGGCAGCGGCATCTCGGGCTTGCTGCATATTCAGCTCGCGAGAGCGCGCGGCGCGGCGCGCATCATCGCCACGGATATCAGCGAATATCGCTTGAACGCGGCCAAGCAGTTCGGCGCCGACGTGATCCTACACGGGTCCGAAGATGTGCCGGCATGGTTGTTGGACGTGAACGATGGCCGTCTCGCTGATCTGGTGATCGTCTGTACGGCGGCGATGCCGGCGATTCACCAGGCGGTTAAGTCTATCGACCGCGGCGGCACGCTGCTGTTTTTCGCACCCACGGCTGCCGGCGTCGATGTGCCGATCCCGCTCTTTGATTTTTGGCGCGACGAAATCAGCGTCGTGACTTCCTACGCCGGCAGCGGTGAGGATTTGAAAGAAGCGTTGGCGCTGATTCGCGACCACAAAGTCCGGGTCGCTGGTATGGTGACGCACCGACTGCCGCTGGCTGAAACAGGCGTTGGTTTTCAACTCACCGCGAGCGGGCACGATTCGATCAAGGTTATTATCGACCCGCTGCTCTGA
- the rpsF gene encoding 30S ribosomal protein S6, translating to MTLYETLFVVHPERAARVKELIERFKKVIEGQQGTVTAVDEWGLRDLACRIDKQGKGFYTLLRYESTGHGVEELERNLKLTDGILRYLTVQADEKTPTTSPSVPRHAPEERAERFERN from the coding sequence GTGACACTATATGAAACCCTTTTCGTGGTTCATCCTGAGAGGGCTGCGCGCGTAAAAGAGCTGATTGAGCGCTTCAAAAAAGTAATCGAAGGCCAGCAAGGCACGGTCACCGCGGTCGATGAGTGGGGGCTGCGCGACTTAGCTTGCCGTATCGACAAGCAGGGCAAAGGCTTCTACACGCTGCTGCGCTACGAGTCGACGGGGCACGGTGTCGAAGAGCTCGAACGTAACCTCAAGTTGACGGATGGCATCCTGCGTTACCTAACGGTCCAGGCGGATGAAAAAACACCGACCACCAGCCCCTCGGTACCGCGCCATGCTCCTGAGGAAAGAGCGGAGCGCTTCGAGCGCAATTAG
- a CDS encoding four helix bundle protein, whose protein sequence is MASIRSFNELDAWCAARELTKLVYLATRGATFSKDFGLRDQIRRASVSIMANIAEGFGRSGSVEFIQFLAIAKGSACEVLSHVYVAFDQDYVTQAEFDRLSLIFPAARCGHRQMGFPKGEDHPLWSPAGLIPRRGNAAFIDLAERTVNLIGGLPKYLRQSTIKGAKYKR, encoded by the coding sequence ATGGCGAGCATCCGATCATTTAACGAGCTAGATGCTTGGTGTGCTGCCCGAGAATTGACGAAACTAGTTTATCTGGCGACGAGAGGGGCCACGTTTTCAAAAGACTTCGGCCTGCGAGATCAAATTCGCCGAGCCAGCGTTTCGATCATGGCGAATATCGCTGAAGGGTTTGGTCGAAGCGGGTCGGTTGAGTTTATTCAGTTTCTCGCGATAGCAAAAGGCTCGGCTTGCGAAGTCCTGTCACATGTATACGTTGCGTTTGACCAGGACTACGTAACTCAAGCCGAATTTGATCGGTTGAGTCTCATATTTCCCGCAGCTCGCTGCGGGCACCGTCAAATGGGGTTTCCAAAGGGGGAGGATCATCCCCTTTGGTCCCCTGCGGGGTTAATACCCCGCAGGGGAAATGCAGCGTTTATTGATTTAGCAGAACGAACGGTCAACTTAATCGGTGGATTGCCGAAGTATCTTCGGCAATCCACGATCAAGGGTGCAAAGTACAAACGATGA
- a CDS encoding 50S ribosomal protein L25, with amino-acid sequence METLEIQADAREAGSKQKARRLRRSGKIPAVLYGPKTQPVSLELNAKEFSTRFAGLQGSHLVRLKSAANALAEKVALVKAMQYHPLTGDVVHADLYEVDLTAKLQVHVPLHFVGKAAGVTRGGVLQPIVREIEVECLPLDIPAFFDVEVSGLDIGDSLHVEDLQMPSGVTAIFDSNFALVTVATPTVEEAPVAAAPAEGVAAAPAAPAAEEKKEGGAKA; translated from the coding sequence TTGGAAACGCTCGAAATACAAGCCGACGCCCGCGAAGCCGGCAGCAAACAAAAAGCCCGCAGGCTACGCCGCAGCGGCAAAATACCTGCGGTTCTCTATGGCCCGAAAACCCAACCGGTTTCCCTGGAGCTAAACGCCAAGGAGTTCTCGACCCGCTTTGCCGGGCTGCAAGGCTCGCACCTCGTGCGCCTGAAGTCGGCGGCCAACGCGCTCGCCGAAAAGGTCGCGCTCGTCAAAGCCATGCAGTATCATCCGCTCACCGGCGATGTCGTGCATGCCGATTTATACGAAGTCGATCTCACCGCCAAATTGCAAGTGCATGTGCCGCTCCATTTTGTCGGCAAGGCCGCCGGCGTGACCCGTGGCGGCGTTTTGCAGCCGATCGTGCGTGAAATTGAAGTCGAGTGCTTGCCGCTCGATATCCCGGCCTTCTTCGATGTTGAGGTTTCGGGTTTGGATATCGGCGATTCATTGCATGTCGAAGACTTGCAGATGCCCAGCGGTGTGACGGCTATTTTTGACTCTAACTTCGCTCTCGTGACCGTTGCAACGCCGACGGTCGAAGAAGCTCCCGTGGCAGCGGCTCCGGCGGAGGGTGTGGCAGCAGCACCGGCGGCTCCTGCGGCCGAAGAGAAAAAAGAGGGCGGGGCCAAGGCCTAA
- the rpsR gene encoding 30S ribosomal protein S18, whose translation MAQREMGARPNRDRPDDDKGGPPRRRPMFRRKVCRFCADKTLLIDYKDVRMVSQFVTERGKMTPSRITGNCARHQRLLTTAIKRARSIALLPFTTANS comes from the coding sequence ATGGCACAAAGGGAAATGGGCGCCCGTCCGAATCGCGACCGGCCCGACGACGATAAAGGCGGGCCGCCGCGCCGCAGACCGATGTTTCGCCGCAAGGTCTGTCGCTTTTGCGCCGACAAGACTTTGCTCATCGATTACAAAGACGTGCGGATGGTTTCGCAATTCGTCACTGAGCGCGGCAAGATGACGCCCAGCCGCATCACCGGCAACTGCGCGCGCCATCAACGGTTGCTCACCACCGCCATCAAGCGGGCGCGCAGCATCGCGCTGCTCCCGTTCACCACGGCCAATTCCTAG
- a CDS encoding EamA/RhaT family transporter yields the protein MRKLPAGTRMSWPFDSVLSARMLGTMKSLFDPSDSPGPMSTHGDVAARALAQRGRALILLAAILWSLAGVFIKFLDLHPLAIVMYRSFFASLVFLPFLKRSDLRLSAPVWVSVLTYTAAISAFVSANKLTTAANAIVLQYTAPVFVYLFSWWVLGEKISKLNGAALAIAMIGVAIIALDSAGEPQMIGVLLALLSGVLFAAFMLNLQRTGDISPVYLTWMNNLVCALLLLPFVTGNLAITIDQIAILAVMGAVQLGLPYFLFSKGLRFISLQEASLIALIEPVLNPLWVALVVGEIPATATLVGGGMILLGLGVRYVWPLLKPQSP from the coding sequence ATGAGAAAATTGCCGGCGGGAACAAGAATGAGCTGGCCATTCGATTCTGTTTTGTCGGCGCGCATGTTAGGAACGATGAAATCGCTATTCGATCCTTCGGACAGTCCCGGCCCAATGTCAACTCATGGTGACGTCGCAGCTCGTGCGCTGGCCCAACGCGGCCGCGCCTTGATTCTACTCGCGGCAATTTTGTGGAGCCTGGCCGGCGTCTTTATCAAGTTTCTCGATCTCCATCCGCTGGCGATCGTCATGTATCGCAGTTTTTTTGCCTCGTTGGTTTTTCTGCCGTTCTTGAAGCGAAGCGACCTTCGTTTGAGTGCACCGGTGTGGGTTTCGGTGCTGACTTACACCGCGGCGATCAGCGCGTTTGTCTCCGCAAATAAGCTGACGACCGCAGCCAACGCTATCGTGCTGCAATACACTGCGCCGGTGTTCGTCTATCTGTTTTCTTGGTGGGTGCTTGGCGAGAAGATTTCCAAGTTAAATGGCGCGGCGCTGGCCATCGCGATGATCGGTGTGGCGATCATCGCTCTCGATAGCGCCGGCGAGCCGCAGATGATTGGGGTGCTTTTGGCGCTCTTGAGCGGCGTGTTGTTTGCCGCTTTCATGCTCAATCTGCAGCGGACCGGCGATATCAGTCCCGTCTATCTGACATGGATGAACAATTTAGTCTGCGCGCTCTTGCTGCTACCGTTCGTGACCGGAAATTTGGCGATCACGATTGATCAAATCGCGATTCTTGCGGTCATGGGCGCGGTGCAGTTGGGGTTGCCCTATTTTCTTTTCTCGAAGGGACTCAGGTTTATTTCGCTGCAGGAAGCATCGTTGATTGCGTTGATCGAGCCGGTGCTAAACCCGCTTTGGGTTGCGCTGGTGGTCGGCGAAATTCCCGCGACGGCGACGCTGGTCGGCGGTGGGATGATTTTGCTGGGCCTCGGCGTGCGCTACGTCTGGCCACTGCTCAAGCCGCAGTCACCGTAG
- the lsrF gene encoding 3-hydroxy-5-phosphonooxypentane-2,4-dione thiolase, whose product MSTSWGLQNRLARLIKSDGRAVMLAVDHGYFLGPTSGLEEPRKTIEPLMPHADSIMLTRGVLRTSVDANADKPVVLRVSGGTSILKELSNEEITVSIEECIRLNVSGIALSIFVGSEFEKETLVSLAKLVDEGEKYGIPVLAVTAVGKDMARDVRYLGLSCRIAAEMGAHIVKTYYCDNFEELIQSCPIPVIVAGGKKTPELEALELTHNAVKGGAVGVDMGRNIFQSDSPVGMIKAVRAIVHENVSVKEAFKIYESEKAVKARKAS is encoded by the coding sequence ATGTCCACGAGCTGGGGATTACAAAATCGTTTGGCGCGTCTTATCAAGTCCGACGGTCGTGCCGTCATGTTGGCGGTGGACCATGGCTATTTCTTGGGCCCTACCAGCGGCCTCGAAGAGCCGCGCAAGACCATCGAACCGCTGATGCCGCACGCCGACTCGATCATGTTGACGCGCGGCGTGCTGCGCACATCAGTCGACGCCAACGCCGACAAGCCGGTGGTGCTGCGCGTTTCCGGCGGCACGAGCATACTGAAAGAGCTGTCCAACGAAGAGATTACCGTCTCGATCGAAGAGTGTATTCGGCTCAACGTGTCAGGGATTGCGCTGTCGATCTTCGTCGGCTCGGAGTTTGAAAAAGAAACCTTGGTAAGCCTGGCCAAACTCGTCGACGAGGGTGAAAAATACGGCATCCCGGTGCTCGCCGTCACCGCCGTCGGCAAAGACATGGCGCGCGACGTGCGCTACCTGGGCCTGTCGTGCCGGATTGCCGCTGAGATGGGCGCGCATATCGTCAAGACCTACTACTGCGACAACTTCGAAGAGCTGATTCAAAGCTGCCCGATCCCCGTCATCGTCGCCGGCGGCAAGAAGACCCCGGAGTTGGAAGCCTTGGAGCTCACCCACAACGCCGTCAAGGGCGGCGCCGTCGGCGTCGACATGGGGCGCAACATTTTCCAATCCGACTCGCCGGTGGGCATGATCAAAGCCGTGCGCGCCATCGTGCATGAAAACGTTTCGGTCAAAGAAGCGTTTAAGATTTATGAGAGTGAGAAGGCAGTTAAAGCGCGGAAAGCGAGCTAA